One window of the Candidatus Nanopelagicales bacterium genome contains the following:
- a CDS encoding class I SAM-dependent methyltransferase, whose product MVGVPRRRPPGPPWGWLAPVYPWAVGLVGWQRHQRMLVADVTEGTVLDVGCGPAPPVRDLLARGVGYVGVDLSATVVHLAARRLDGAGPGRCHLLVADARALPFADRSFDLVVCTAVLGLLTARARRAALFEMARVCRGEVRLLEPVARHDRRTPRVRNRLVGLAVDGPLIRADFESAGLVAGVTGPPCVVGVYSPVRAAPPA is encoded by the coding sequence TTGGTCGGTGTCCCTCGGCGACGACCTCCGGGCCCGCCGTGGGGATGGCTGGCCCCGGTCTACCCGTGGGCGGTCGGACTCGTCGGATGGCAGCGCCACCAGCGGATGCTGGTGGCCGACGTCACCGAGGGGACGGTGCTGGACGTGGGCTGCGGCCCGGCTCCTCCCGTGCGCGACCTCCTCGCACGCGGAGTCGGGTACGTCGGTGTGGACCTCAGCGCCACGGTCGTGCACCTGGCCGCTCGCCGCCTGGACGGAGCCGGGCCGGGGCGCTGTCACCTGCTCGTCGCCGACGCGCGGGCGCTTCCGTTCGCGGACCGTTCGTTCGACCTGGTGGTATGCACCGCTGTGCTGGGACTCCTCACCGCGCGGGCGCGCCGCGCGGCCCTGTTCGAGATGGCGCGGGTGTGCCGTGGTGAGGTGCGGCTCCTGGAGCCGGTGGCCCGCCACGACCGTCGCACTCCCCGGGTGCGGAACCGGCTGGTGGGCCTCGCCGTCGACGGTCCTCTCATCCGGGCCGACTTCGAATCGGCCGGCCTCGTGGCGGGTGTGACCGGACCCCCGTGCGTGGTGGGCGTGTACTCGCCGGTCCGCGCCGCACCGCCGGCGTGA
- a CDS encoding excinuclease ABC subunit UvrA translates to MTAREQPGPEPRHPADSHDLIRVRGARENNLKDVSVDLPKRRLTVFTGVSGSGKSSLVFATIAAESQRMINETYSAFVQGFMPSLARPDVDLLDGLTTAIIVDQERMGANVRSTVGTATDANAMLRILFSRLGTPHIGPSNAFSFNVPSVRGGGAMTVERGGGTTVRRSFTVTGGMCPRCDGLGTVSDVDVTQLYDPAKSLREGALTVPGYTADGWYVRTYAGSGFYDPDKPLGEFTEQEMHDLLYREPTKIRVDNINVTYEGLVPRIQKSFLSKDVDALQPHIRAFVERAVALSPCPECGGTRLSEAARSSRIDGINIADACAMQISDLADWVRGLDEPSVAPLLEKLRHTLDSFVEIGLGYLSLDRSAGTLSGGEAQRTKMIRHLGSSLTDVTYVFDEPTVGLHPHDISRMNDLLIRLRDKGNTVLVVEHKPQAIAIADHVVDLGPGAGSAGGEVVFEGTVTGLRASGTLTGRHLDDRASLKPTLRTPSGALQVRGADLHNLRDVDVDIPLGVLVVVTGVAGSGKSSLVDGYLSGRDAVVTVDQSPIRGSRRSNPATYTGLLEPIRKAFAKANGVKAALFSPNSEGACPTCNGAGVIYTDLAMMAGVASTCEDCEGKRFDASVLDYRLGGRDISEVLAMSVSEAESFFSSGDARTPAAQRILQALADVGLGYLTIGQPLTTLSGGERQRLKLAVNMAGPGGVYLLDEPTTGLHLADVEQLLGLLDRLVDSGTSVVVIEHHPAVMAHADWIIDLGPGAGHDGGRVVFEGPPAALVADRSTLTGQHLAEYVGR, encoded by the coding sequence ATGACCGCGCGCGAGCAGCCGGGCCCCGAGCCACGTCATCCCGCGGACAGCCACGACCTGATCCGGGTCCGAGGTGCCCGTGAGAACAACCTCAAGGACGTCAGCGTCGACCTGCCGAAGCGTCGCCTCACCGTGTTCACGGGCGTTTCGGGCTCCGGCAAGAGCTCGCTGGTCTTCGCCACGATCGCCGCCGAGTCCCAGCGGATGATCAACGAGACCTACAGCGCGTTCGTGCAGGGCTTCATGCCCTCTCTGGCCCGACCGGACGTCGACCTCCTGGACGGGCTGACCACGGCGATCATCGTCGACCAGGAGCGGATGGGCGCCAACGTGCGCTCGACCGTCGGCACCGCGACCGACGCCAACGCGATGCTGCGCATCCTGTTCAGCCGGCTCGGCACGCCGCACATCGGGCCGTCGAACGCGTTCTCCTTCAACGTCCCGTCCGTACGAGGCGGCGGCGCCATGACCGTCGAGCGTGGCGGCGGCACGACCGTGCGCCGCTCCTTCACCGTCACCGGGGGCATGTGCCCGCGGTGCGACGGCTTGGGCACGGTGTCCGACGTCGACGTCACCCAGCTGTACGACCCTGCGAAGTCGCTTCGCGAAGGCGCACTGACCGTCCCCGGCTACACCGCCGACGGCTGGTACGTACGCACCTACGCCGGCTCCGGCTTCTACGACCCGGACAAGCCGCTGGGCGAGTTCACCGAGCAGGAGATGCACGACCTGCTCTACCGCGAGCCCACGAAGATCCGGGTCGACAACATCAACGTGACCTACGAGGGACTGGTCCCGCGGATCCAGAAGTCGTTCCTGTCCAAGGACGTCGACGCGCTGCAGCCGCACATCCGCGCCTTCGTCGAGCGCGCCGTCGCACTCAGCCCCTGCCCCGAGTGCGGCGGCACCCGGCTGAGCGAGGCCGCGCGGTCGTCGCGGATCGACGGCATCAACATCGCCGACGCCTGCGCCATGCAGATCAGCGACCTGGCGGACTGGGTGCGCGGACTGGACGAGCCGTCCGTCGCTCCGCTGCTGGAGAAGCTGCGCCACACGCTCGACTCGTTCGTGGAGATCGGCTTGGGCTACCTGTCCCTGGACCGCTCCGCAGGGACCCTGTCCGGCGGCGAGGCGCAGCGCACCAAGATGATCCGGCACCTGGGTTCGTCCCTGACGGATGTCACCTACGTGTTCGACGAGCCCACGGTGGGCCTCCACCCACACGACATCTCCCGCATGAACGACCTGCTGATCCGGCTGCGGGACAAGGGGAACACCGTGCTCGTCGTCGAGCACAAACCGCAGGCCATCGCCATCGCGGACCACGTCGTCGACCTCGGGCCCGGCGCCGGCAGCGCAGGCGGCGAGGTGGTCTTCGAGGGCACCGTCACGGGGCTCCGGGCTAGCGGCACCCTGACCGGTCGCCACCTGGACGACCGCGCATCCCTGAAGCCGACGCTGCGCACACCGTCCGGCGCCCTGCAGGTGCGTGGCGCCGACCTGCACAACCTGCGAGACGTCGACGTCGACATCCCGCTCGGCGTCCTCGTCGTCGTCACCGGCGTCGCAGGCTCCGGCAAGAGCTCACTCGTCGACGGGTACCTGTCCGGCCGGGACGCTGTGGTCACGGTCGACCAGTCCCCCATCCGCGGCTCCCGGCGCAGCAACCCCGCCACCTACACCGGGCTGCTCGAGCCCATCCGCAAGGCGTTCGCCAAGGCCAACGGCGTGAAGGCCGCGCTGTTCAGCCCCAACTCCGAGGGCGCCTGCCCCACCTGCAACGGAGCCGGCGTCATCTACACCGACCTGGCGATGATGGCCGGGGTCGCCTCCACCTGCGAGGACTGCGAGGGGAAGCGCTTCGACGCGTCCGTGCTGGACTACCGGCTCGGTGGCCGCGACATCAGCGAGGTCCTCGCCATGTCCGTGTCCGAGGCCGAGAGCTTCTTCTCATCCGGCGATGCGAGAACCCCTGCGGCGCAGCGGATCCTGCAGGCGCTCGCTGACGTCGGCCTCGGCTACCTCACCATCGGCCAGCCCCTGACGACCCTGTCCGGTGGCGAGCGGCAGCGGCTCAAGCTCGCGGTCAACATGGCCGGCCCCGGTGGGGTCTACCTGCTCGACGAGCCGACCACCGGACTCCACCTGGCCGACGTCGAGCAACTGCTCGGGCTGCTGGACCGGCTGGTCGACTCCGGTACCTCGGTCGTCGTGATCGAGCACCACCCCGCCGTCATGGCGCACGCGGACTGGATCATCGACCTCGGCCCCGGTGCTGGCCACGATGGCGGTCGCGTCGTCTTCGAGGGTCCGCCCGCGGCCCTCGTCGCCGACCGCAGCACCCTCACCGGCCAGCACCTTGCGGAGTACGTGGGGCGCTGA
- a CDS encoding cryptochrome/photolyase family protein: MTGGAGAGRESAPTRCWLFGDQLGPHFTDAPDQPLLLVESRDVLRRRRFHRQKAHLVLSAMRHRAAEARAAGVDVRYVRADTYAEALAEVAEPLSVCAPTSRAADAFVRGLAGVAVLPARGFVVSREDFAAWAASRGGRRLLLEDFYRTVRSRTGVLMDGDEPCGGRWNFDADNRLPPPRGRTTLGAPEPWWPSEDDGVRFLGADGPRRFAVTRDEALAALERFATERLPLFGPYEDAIMAGDRTMAHSLLSVPLNLGLLDPYEVVGRAERAWRDGTAPLQSVEGFVRQLLGWREYVWHVYWWTPADYRDRNALDAREPVPAWWEDLDADAVTARCLSAALRDVREWGWTHHIPRLMVLGNYALQRGIDPAALTDWFHRAFVDGYDWVMVPNVVGMSQHADGGVMATKPYAAGGAYLSRMSDHCRGCAFDPRVRVGPDACPFTAGYWAFLHRNREALSGNHRMTQPLRGLDRLVDLDALLEQEVGRGLSPP; the protein is encoded by the coding sequence GTGACGGGTGGCGCCGGAGCCGGGAGGGAGTCCGCGCCGACGCGGTGTTGGCTGTTCGGGGACCAGCTCGGCCCGCACTTCACCGACGCCCCGGACCAGCCGCTGCTGCTCGTCGAGTCGCGGGACGTGCTGCGGCGCAGGCGGTTCCACCGACAGAAGGCCCACCTGGTGCTGTCCGCGATGCGGCACCGGGCGGCCGAGGCGCGCGCTGCCGGAGTCGACGTACGGTACGTCCGGGCCGACACGTACGCGGAGGCGCTGGCTGAGGTCGCCGAGCCGCTGTCGGTGTGCGCACCCACCTCACGGGCCGCCGACGCGTTCGTGCGTGGGCTCGCCGGGGTCGCGGTGCTGCCCGCCCGCGGCTTCGTGGTGTCCCGCGAGGACTTCGCGGCTTGGGCGGCCTCGCGCGGCGGTCGTCGCCTGCTGCTGGAGGACTTCTACCGCACCGTGCGGTCGCGAACCGGGGTACTGATGGACGGCGACGAACCCTGCGGCGGCCGGTGGAACTTCGACGCGGACAACCGACTGCCGCCGCCGCGCGGGCGCACGACCCTGGGCGCGCCGGAGCCCTGGTGGCCCAGCGAGGACGACGGCGTCCGCTTCCTCGGCGCGGACGGCCCGCGCCGCTTCGCGGTCACCCGGGACGAGGCGCTGGCCGCGCTGGAGCGGTTCGCGACCGAGCGGCTGCCCCTGTTCGGACCGTACGAGGACGCGATCATGGCCGGCGACCGGACCATGGCTCACTCGCTGCTGTCCGTGCCTCTCAACCTCGGGCTCCTGGACCCGTACGAGGTCGTCGGCCGGGCCGAGCGGGCCTGGCGCGACGGAACCGCGCCGCTGCAGAGCGTGGAAGGGTTCGTCCGCCAGCTGCTGGGCTGGCGGGAGTACGTCTGGCACGTGTACTGGTGGACCCCGGCCGACTACCGGGACCGCAATGCGCTGGATGCGCGCGAGCCGGTCCCCGCCTGGTGGGAGGACCTCGACGCCGATGCCGTCACCGCCCGCTGCCTGTCCGCCGCGCTGCGCGACGTCCGGGAGTGGGGCTGGACCCATCACATCCCGCGGCTGATGGTCCTGGGCAACTACGCGCTCCAGCGCGGCATCGACCCGGCGGCGCTCACCGACTGGTTCCACCGGGCGTTCGTCGACGGCTACGACTGGGTGATGGTCCCCAATGTCGTGGGGATGAGCCAGCACGCCGACGGGGGCGTGATGGCCACCAAGCCGTACGCCGCGGGCGGCGCCTACCTGTCCCGGATGAGCGACCACTGCCGCGGCTGCGCGTTCGACCCGCGGGTCCGGGTGGGACCGGACGCGTGCCCGTTCACGGCCGGGTACTGGGCGTTCCTGCACCGCAACCGCGAGGCACTGTCCGGCAACCACCGCATGACGCAGCCCCTGCGCGGGCTGGACCGGCTCGTCGACCTTGACGCGCTGCTGGAGCAGGAGGTCGGCCGGGGGTTGTCACCCCCCTAG
- a CDS encoding DUF222 domain-containing protein — MFDPLVPGPRTSRAWDAALLAQAVTVGPGPVAIGLLEQVDPDALCGHDRVRFLTAWQAQAAWVTARSYAAIIPVVGPEPTADPDPDDDGGGEGGAGGPMPFGPFECAEEARHAEVAAACRLSTVAASDRIATARFLAGPGAPVAGMLETGAWGYGQLRAVESETAELSPDLIEKVVQTVVAEALPNAEGQPSRYVEETPGRLRHRVRRTILRLDAAAAAERATKRKRERSLRISALPDFRAKITLEASQPMASWAWRQFDTWARARQATLKDPAADLTGLLGPCTCPDDTTSATGIVGTLAALRRHHRPAESGTGDRGSDVTTGPTLDRTHQLGCPHHPDTTLEALRADAVVEAARLLARHLGLDTDDTPTTTSSGIGGSAATETAADPDANASASGSPGAGAGAGAGTTSGAGRGRSWSSAVVIVDAATLLGLADNPDWVPGHGWVPAPLARELAAGADAWRAFLTDHGRLLATGATRYRPSDRLRELVTARDTTCTFPGCTIPSVHTDLDHAATYDGANTTAGNLHPACRRHHRIKTHTSWDATPDPGSGQIRWTSPTGHTYPTPPDPIWDTGPPPDHAGIDLRSPDPAWADGGDPSRTDPPVSTDPRDSSDAANSTDPTVSALETWLAAHLAA, encoded by the coding sequence GTGTTCGATCCCCTGGTTCCCGGTCCGCGGACCTCCCGCGCGTGGGACGCCGCCCTGCTCGCGCAGGCGGTGACGGTGGGCCCGGGACCGGTGGCGATCGGTCTGCTGGAGCAGGTCGATCCCGACGCGTTGTGCGGCCATGACCGGGTCCGGTTCCTCACCGCGTGGCAGGCCCAGGCCGCGTGGGTGACCGCCCGGTCGTACGCGGCGATCATCCCCGTCGTCGGGCCCGAGCCGACCGCGGATCCCGACCCCGACGACGACGGTGGCGGCGAGGGCGGAGCGGGCGGGCCGATGCCGTTCGGTCCGTTCGAGTGCGCCGAGGAGGCCCGGCACGCCGAGGTCGCCGCGGCCTGCCGACTGTCCACCGTCGCGGCGTCGGACCGGATCGCCACCGCCCGCTTCCTGGCAGGTCCGGGTGCCCCCGTCGCCGGGATGCTGGAGACGGGGGCGTGGGGGTACGGGCAGCTGCGCGCGGTCGAGTCCGAGACCGCCGAACTGTCCCCGGACCTGATCGAGAAGGTCGTGCAGACCGTCGTCGCGGAGGCCCTGCCGAACGCGGAGGGGCAGCCCTCCCGGTACGTGGAGGAGACCCCGGGTCGGCTGCGGCACCGGGTCCGCCGCACCATCCTGCGCCTCGATGCCGCTGCTGCGGCCGAGCGTGCGACGAAGCGGAAGCGGGAACGGTCGCTGCGGATCTCCGCGCTGCCGGACTTCCGCGCCAAGATCACCCTGGAGGCCTCCCAGCCGATGGCGTCATGGGCGTGGCGGCAGTTCGACACCTGGGCCCGCGCACGGCAAGCCACCCTGAAGGACCCCGCGGCGGACCTGACCGGACTGCTCGGACCCTGCACCTGCCCGGACGACACCACCAGCGCCACGGGCATAGTCGGCACCCTGGCCGCCCTGCGCCGCCACCACCGGCCCGCCGAGTCCGGGACCGGGGACCGGGGCAGCGACGTGACGACCGGCCCGACGCTGGACCGGACGCATCAACTCGGCTGCCCGCACCACCCCGACACCACCCTGGAAGCCCTACGCGCCGACGCCGTCGTCGAAGCCGCCCGCCTGCTCGCCCGGCACCTCGGCCTGGACACCGACGACACCCCGACCACCACCAGCTCCGGCATCGGCGGCAGCGCAGCGACCGAGACGGCAGCCGACCCGGACGCGAACGCCAGTGCCAGTGGGAGCCCGGGTGCAGGCGCGGGTGCAGGCGCGGGCACCACATCGGGAGCGGGGCGGGGGCGGTCGTGGTCGTCCGCGGTCGTCATCGTCGACGCCGCCACCCTGCTCGGGCTGGCCGACAACCCCGACTGGGTCCCCGGCCACGGCTGGGTCCCCGCACCCCTGGCCCGTGAGCTCGCGGCCGGCGCGGACGCGTGGCGGGCCTTCCTCACCGACCACGGCCGCCTGCTCGCCACCGGCGCCACCCGCTACCGGCCCAGCGACCGGCTGCGCGAGCTCGTCACCGCCAGGGACACCACCTGCACCTTCCCCGGCTGCACCATCCCCTCGGTCCACACCGACCTCGACCACGCGGCCACCTACGACGGGGCGAACACCACGGCGGGCAACCTGCATCCGGCCTGCCGGCGGCATCACCGGATCAAGACCCACACCAGCTGGGACGCAACCCCCGACCCCGGCAGCGGGCAGATCAGATGGACCAGCCCCACCGGACACACCTACCCCACACCCCCCGACCCGATCTGGGACACCGGACCCCCGCCCGACCACGCGGGCATCGACCTGAGGAGTCCCGACCCCGCGTGGGCCGACGGCGGCGACCCCTCCCGCACCGACCCGCCGGTCAGCACGGATCCGCGGGACAGTAGTGACGCTGCGAACTCCACTGACCCGACGGTCAGCGCACTCGAGACCTGGCTCGCCGCACACCTCGCCGCCTGA
- a CDS encoding radical SAM protein, with product MAELRGRPVGLYVHVPFCGSLCPFCPYNKVRYQPGPAGRYLDSLRAEAEVYQAAAPGLTFTSLYVGGGTPTLCLAGLGWLADLPVSGERAIEVLPTHMTGLRADTLCRSGFDAVSVGVQSFDPRVLRHLRRPTTVEGNRRAVALARDRFRCVDVDLIFDVGYDEPDTLLRDLAEAFSYGVDQVSTYPLMRFGYTPFGKAQHDRHAEHRLLRRATELAELHGYHRDSVWTFRREGAPGYTSITRPYYLGLGAGAATFTGESFLLNHFGLAQYDADVTRGELPVALAAHLTGARAALFRAFWQAYTGVLPLAAREDPLLGHPAAGAVAAVAQWLGWVGGSGRVTAVGYDRFHDLERWVTYHLIEPLWAELMAEHRVADAGAAEAALGG from the coding sequence ATGGCCGAGCTCCGTGGGCGGCCCGTGGGGCTGTACGTGCACGTCCCGTTCTGCGGATCGCTGTGTCCTTTCTGCCCGTACAACAAGGTCCGTTACCAGCCAGGTCCTGCCGGTCGCTACCTGGACTCCCTGAGGGCCGAGGCGGAGGTCTACCAGGCTGCTGCTCCCGGGCTGACGTTCACCTCCCTGTACGTCGGGGGCGGGACACCGACCTTGTGCCTGGCCGGCCTGGGCTGGCTGGCCGACCTCCCGGTGTCAGGGGAGCGGGCGATCGAGGTCCTGCCGACACACATGACCGGCCTGCGGGCGGACACGCTGTGCCGCAGCGGCTTCGATGCCGTGAGCGTGGGCGTCCAGTCGTTCGACCCGCGGGTGCTGCGCCACCTGCGTCGACCAACGACGGTCGAGGGCAACCGTCGGGCGGTCGCGCTCGCTCGCGATCGTTTTCGCTGCGTGGACGTCGACCTGATCTTCGACGTGGGATACGACGAGCCGGACACACTGCTGCGGGACCTCGCTGAGGCGTTCTCGTACGGGGTCGATCAGGTGTCGACCTACCCGCTGATGCGCTTCGGCTACACCCCTTTCGGCAAGGCGCAGCACGACCGGCACGCCGAGCACCGCCTGCTGCGGCGGGCCACCGAGCTGGCGGAGCTGCACGGGTACCACCGGGACTCGGTGTGGACCTTCCGGCGTGAGGGCGCGCCCGGCTACACCTCGATCACCCGCCCCTACTACCTCGGTCTCGGTGCCGGGGCTGCGACCTTCACCGGGGAGTCGTTCCTGCTCAACCACTTCGGCCTCGCCCAGTACGACGCCGACGTCACCCGTGGAGAACTGCCGGTCGCCCTCGCCGCCCACCTCACTGGGGCGAGGGCGGCCTTGTTCCGCGCCTTCTGGCAGGCGTACACCGGGGTCTTGCCGCTGGCAGCCAGAGAAGACCCGCTGCTGGGCCATCCCGCGGCGGGTGCGGTCGCCGCGGTGGCCCAGTGGCTGGGATGGGTGGGCGGGTCCGGACGCGTGACGGCCGTGGGCTACGACCGGTTCCACGACCTGGAGCGGTGGGTGACCTACCACCTGATCGAGCCGCTGTGGGCAGAGCTCATGGCCGAGCACCGGGTCGCCGACGCCGGGGCGGCCGAAGCCGCGCTAGGGGGGTGA
- a CDS encoding aspartate aminotransferase family protein has product MTVAVDNPATWPANDPQTWRHVPTSYVPLDPDRIASLLQGEWDRFRATTTGSASHHARASVPLPLGVPSSFQHWDPHPIAITAAKGAYLTDVDGRQLLDLSMGFGAMLVGHLNPAIVAAVQEALETGTLFVTPSPTATEVAERFRERFQLGQIRFANSGTEATMYAVRTARAFTGRHAIIKIEGGYHGGYDALSVSVKPDLADAGPEDAPVPVTPFEVEAGTVHVVPYNDLDRLEALLAEHGDEVAAVVMEPVLENISIVLPDEGYLAGVRAACDRHGVLLVFDEVKTGLTAGYAGASQRLGVTPDLIALAKSIGGGLPLAAFGGKAEVMATVTDGRMPHFGTYNGNPLVMAAAKAVDEICTPEALDRAETVNDNALKAIDSLIRQYELPAHTIAFGVKGAVTWSPTPVRNYRDYKRTDFGAAELSWLWGVNRGILTPPGLDEQWLVSLAHTDADMGLLVNEFEELAQALRA; this is encoded by the coding sequence ATGACCGTCGCCGTGGACAACCCGGCCACCTGGCCCGCCAACGACCCGCAGACCTGGCGGCACGTGCCGACCTCGTACGTCCCCCTCGACCCGGACCGCATCGCCTCGCTGCTGCAGGGGGAGTGGGACCGGTTCCGCGCGACCACCACCGGCTCGGCCTCGCACCACGCACGGGCCAGCGTCCCTCTCCCGCTGGGCGTTCCGTCGTCCTTCCAGCACTGGGACCCGCACCCCATCGCCATCACCGCGGCGAAGGGCGCCTACCTCACCGACGTCGACGGCCGCCAGCTGCTCGACCTGTCCATGGGCTTCGGCGCCATGCTGGTCGGCCACCTGAACCCGGCGATCGTCGCCGCCGTCCAGGAGGCGCTGGAGACGGGCACCCTGTTCGTGACCCCGTCGCCCACCGCGACCGAGGTGGCCGAGCGGTTCCGCGAGCGGTTCCAGCTCGGCCAGATCCGCTTCGCCAACTCGGGCACCGAGGCCACGATGTACGCCGTCCGCACGGCGCGCGCCTTCACCGGTCGGCACGCCATCATCAAGATCGAGGGCGGCTACCACGGCGGCTACGACGCGCTCTCGGTCTCGGTGAAGCCGGACCTCGCGGACGCCGGACCTGAGGACGCACCGGTCCCGGTCACCCCGTTCGAGGTCGAGGCCGGCACCGTGCACGTCGTCCCCTACAACGACCTGGACCGGCTCGAGGCGCTCCTGGCCGAGCACGGCGACGAGGTCGCCGCCGTCGTCATGGAGCCGGTGCTGGAGAACATCTCCATCGTCCTTCCCGACGAGGGCTACCTGGCCGGGGTCCGGGCCGCCTGCGACCGCCACGGCGTCCTGCTCGTCTTCGACGAGGTCAAGACCGGCCTCACCGCCGGCTACGCCGGTGCCTCGCAGCGGCTGGGCGTCACCCCCGACCTGATCGCGCTGGCCAAGAGCATCGGTGGCGGACTGCCGCTGGCCGCGTTCGGCGGCAAGGCCGAGGTCATGGCGACCGTCACCGACGGCCGGATGCCGCACTTCGGCACCTACAACGGCAACCCGCTGGTCATGGCCGCGGCCAAGGCCGTGGACGAGATCTGCACCCCCGAGGCGCTCGACCGCGCCGAGACCGTGAACGACAACGCGCTCAAGGCGATCGACAGTCTCATCCGGCAGTACGAGCTCCCCGCGCACACCATCGCCTTCGGCGTGAAGGGTGCGGTCACCTGGTCCCCGACCCCGGTCCGCAACTACCGCGACTACAAGCGGACCGACTTCGGGGCCGCCGAGCTGAGCTGGCTGTGGGGCGTCAACCGCGGCATCCTCACCCCGCCCGGCCTCGACGAGCAGTGGCTGGTGTCGCTGGCGCACACCGACGCCGACATGGGCCTGCTGGTCAACGAGTTCGAGGAGCTGGCCCAGGCCCTGCGGGCCTGA
- a CDS encoding dihydrofolate reductase family protein yields the protein MGRLRYGAIASLDGYIADADGDFSWATPDVEVHQHVNDIERSTGTYLYGRGMYEVMRYWADPPGLADEPVVVQDYARIWQGAEKVVYSATLDRVDTPATRLARVFDADSVRTIVAGAERDVSIAGPTLAAHALRAGVVDEVVLYVCPVVVGSGTRWLPADLTVELALRDVHRFTSGTVFLRYDVRH from the coding sequence ATGGGTCGGCTTCGGTACGGCGCGATCGCGTCGCTGGACGGGTACATCGCGGACGCCGACGGCGACTTCTCGTGGGCGACTCCGGACGTGGAGGTGCACCAGCACGTCAACGACATCGAGCGCTCCACCGGTACCTACCTGTACGGGCGGGGCATGTACGAGGTCATGCGCTACTGGGCGGACCCCCCGGGGCTCGCGGACGAGCCTGTCGTGGTCCAGGACTACGCCCGGATCTGGCAGGGCGCGGAGAAGGTCGTGTACTCCGCGACGCTGGACCGCGTCGATACCCCGGCGACCCGGTTGGCGCGGGTCTTCGATGCGGACTCGGTGCGCACGATTGTCGCGGGCGCTGAGCGGGACGTCAGCATCGCCGGACCGACGCTGGCCGCCCACGCGCTGCGGGCCGGTGTCGTGGACGAGGTCGTGCTGTACGTGTGCCCCGTCGTGGTCGGTTCCGGGACGCGGTGGCTCCCGGCGGACCTGACGGTCGAGCTGGCGCTGCGCGACGTGCATCGGTTCACGTCCGGCACGGTCTTCCTGCGCTACGACGTCCGTCACTGA